In Agromyces archimandritae, one genomic interval encodes:
- a CDS encoding HNH endonuclease family protein, protein MDTELKHYTVEEVLKGFVYNELEGKGLFGLDGRLVIQPEYQRNYIYNDGKRDVAVIDSLLKGYPLGLIYFNVEGSTLEVLDGQQRITSVGRFTTGKFAIKVGGKEQTFSSLPLNLQRTILDTRLDIYECDGTEDEIKAWFQTINIAGVPLNRQELRNAIYSGPFITKAKAEYSNSNNANMQKWQSYVNGDPKRQQILEEALEWVAAPHGLTIDAYLAQHRQDTDIAELKNYFTSVIDWVAGVFIRPPDKEMRGLEWGRLYEEHHTTSYSSAQLDDRINELRGDPAVYSPKGIYEYLLGGETMSQLLDIRLFDAKDKRVAYERQTTKAKAAGESNCPLCTIAGDSNKARIYKQNEMDADHVTAWSKGGSTSLSNLTMLCQTHNRAKGNR, encoded by the coding sequence GTGGACACCGAGCTCAAGCACTACACCGTCGAAGAGGTTCTGAAGGGCTTCGTCTACAACGAGCTCGAGGGCAAGGGGCTGTTCGGACTCGACGGCAGGCTCGTCATCCAGCCTGAGTACCAGCGCAACTACATCTATAACGACGGAAAGCGCGACGTCGCGGTGATCGATTCGCTGCTCAAGGGATACCCCCTCGGGCTGATCTACTTCAACGTTGAGGGCTCGACGCTCGAAGTCCTCGACGGACAACAGCGCATCACGAGTGTCGGCCGGTTCACCACTGGCAAGTTTGCCATCAAGGTCGGCGGAAAGGAGCAGACGTTCTCCTCGCTGCCGTTGAATCTCCAACGCACGATCCTCGACACCAGGCTCGACATCTATGAGTGCGACGGCACCGAGGACGAGATTAAGGCCTGGTTCCAGACGATCAACATCGCCGGCGTGCCGCTAAACAGGCAGGAGCTGCGCAACGCGATCTACTCCGGGCCGTTCATCACCAAGGCCAAGGCGGAGTACTCCAACTCCAACAACGCGAACATGCAGAAGTGGCAGTCGTACGTCAACGGCGACCCTAAGCGCCAGCAGATCCTCGAGGAGGCGCTTGAGTGGGTCGCGGCCCCGCACGGCCTGACGATCGATGCCTATCTCGCCCAGCACCGCCAGGACACCGACATTGCCGAGCTGAAGAACTACTTCACCTCGGTCATCGACTGGGTCGCCGGCGTCTTCATCCGGCCTCCGGACAAGGAAATGCGGGGCCTCGAGTGGGGCCGGCTCTACGAGGAGCACCACACGACGTCCTACAGCTCGGCGCAGCTCGATGATCGGATCAACGAGCTGCGCGGAGACCCCGCGGTGTACAGCCCGAAGGGCATCTACGAGTACCTGCTCGGCGGCGAGACAATGTCCCAGCTGCTCGACATCCGCTTGTTCGACGCGAAGGACAAGCGCGTCGCTTACGAGCGCCAGACGACTAAGGCCAAGGCCGCGGGCGAGTCGAACTGCCCCCTGTGCACAATCGCCGGGGACAGCAACAAGGCTCGGATCTACAAGCAGAACGAGATGGACGCCGACCACGTCACTGCCTGGTCGAAGGGCGGATCGACGAGCCTGTCCAACCTGACCATGCTCTGCCAGACGCACAACCGTGCCAAGGGCAATCGGTAG
- a CDS encoding ATP-binding protein — protein MTRISLEAGNDLVERLAHENDSVKAVVELVWNSLDADAHSVSVALHRNEADGVIGLEVTDDGHGMAPEELSSAFRWVGNSWKRMAGHSKGEQRPLHGRFGQGRLRAFALGTQIEWVTVADSTDGKRLRSVVRSSVNARNDFDVSDPVGTDEARGTRFVASGRDALDRLDADRTRDRITATFAPYLLARDNVELVYDGSRIQPGDVVDLDTPYDLEWEHEGVTRQAKLRIIEWKAGAERTIHLCDGEGVPVDALDTAPAADFQYSAYVMWDEMPEHHNEWILAKLESAPSALGMLLSEVDRVLDEHFEGRRAQRRRELVEEWKDGNVYPYQGEPGTEEEKVERATFDVVATSIRRHIPSGKKQKKLTLGLLRESLQQRPSDVSALLDEYVGLPADEKEQLERLLTRTSLSRVIQASSNVTNRLEFLRALELMVFDPEANKMVGERDHLHKILESELWVFGEQYNLMVSERGLTAALHRHRELLGEPSTDKTPVKLLDGKSGRLDLLLSVAATEHDRNRHLVVELKAPKVPAGQKELAQIKAYAMAVAKDPRFASSTTEWDFWLVTGEIDDGVRQEANQRGRERGVVFEPDLPDAPGAKVRVWVRDWGQIIDDAKRRLDYFQKSLQHDPSLDDARDYLRRNHGDVIPEGLLVDQIGNDAAVNE, from the coding sequence ATGACTCGCATCTCCCTTGAGGCCGGCAACGACCTCGTCGAGAGGCTCGCCCACGAGAACGACTCGGTCAAGGCGGTCGTCGAGCTCGTCTGGAACAGTCTTGACGCCGACGCCCATTCCGTCTCGGTGGCGCTACACCGCAACGAGGCAGACGGGGTCATAGGCCTCGAGGTCACCGACGACGGGCACGGCATGGCTCCCGAGGAGCTGTCCTCGGCTTTCCGGTGGGTTGGCAACTCGTGGAAGCGGATGGCTGGGCACAGCAAGGGCGAGCAGCGCCCGCTGCACGGCCGCTTCGGCCAAGGCCGGCTACGGGCGTTCGCGCTCGGCACCCAGATCGAATGGGTGACCGTCGCTGACAGCACCGATGGGAAGCGTCTTCGTTCGGTCGTCCGCTCCTCGGTCAACGCTCGGAACGATTTCGACGTCTCGGACCCGGTGGGCACAGACGAGGCCCGCGGGACGCGATTCGTCGCTTCAGGTCGTGATGCCCTGGACCGTCTTGACGCTGACAGGACGCGCGACCGGATCACGGCGACGTTCGCGCCGTACCTGCTCGCCCGCGACAATGTCGAGCTCGTCTATGACGGCTCACGCATCCAGCCCGGTGACGTCGTCGACCTAGACACCCCCTACGACCTCGAGTGGGAGCACGAGGGTGTCACCCGGCAGGCGAAGCTCCGGATCATTGAGTGGAAAGCGGGCGCGGAACGGACGATCCACCTCTGCGACGGAGAAGGCGTCCCGGTTGACGCGCTCGACACTGCTCCGGCCGCCGACTTCCAGTACTCGGCCTACGTCATGTGGGACGAGATGCCCGAGCATCACAACGAGTGGATCCTCGCGAAGCTCGAAAGCGCGCCCTCAGCCCTCGGAATGCTGCTCTCCGAGGTTGACCGGGTCCTCGACGAGCACTTCGAGGGTCGGCGCGCCCAGCGCCGCCGTGAGCTCGTCGAGGAGTGGAAGGACGGCAACGTCTACCCATACCAAGGCGAGCCGGGGACGGAGGAGGAGAAGGTCGAGCGGGCGACGTTCGATGTGGTCGCCACGTCGATCCGCAGGCACATCCCGAGCGGCAAGAAGCAGAAGAAGCTCACCCTCGGGCTGCTGCGCGAGTCGCTCCAGCAGCGGCCTAGCGACGTCTCAGCGTTGCTCGACGAGTACGTCGGGCTGCCCGCCGACGAGAAGGAGCAGCTCGAGCGCCTCCTCACGCGTACCAGCCTGTCGCGGGTGATCCAAGCGTCGAGCAACGTCACCAATCGGCTCGAGTTCCTCCGCGCCCTCGAGCTCATGGTCTTCGACCCCGAAGCGAACAAGATGGTCGGCGAACGGGACCACCTGCACAAGATCCTCGAGAGCGAGCTCTGGGTCTTCGGTGAGCAGTACAACCTCATGGTGAGCGAGCGGGGCCTGACAGCCGCGCTCCATCGGCACCGTGAATTGCTCGGTGAGCCGAGCACGGACAAGACGCCTGTGAAGCTGCTCGACGGCAAGTCGGGCCGGCTCGATCTCCTACTCTCCGTCGCCGCCACCGAGCATGACCGGAACCGACACCTCGTCGTCGAGCTCAAGGCTCCGAAGGTTCCGGCAGGACAAAAGGAACTGGCGCAGATCAAGGCGTACGCGATGGCGGTCGCCAAGGATCCGCGGTTCGCGAGCAGCACGACGGAATGGGACTTCTGGCTCGTAACGGGCGAGATCGACGATGGCGTCCGTCAGGAGGCGAACCAGCGGGGCCGGGAACGCGGAGTCGTGTTCGAGCCTGATCTCCCCGATGCGCCCGGAGCGAAGGTCAGGGTCTGGGTGCGCGATTGGGGCCAGATCATCGATGACGCCAAGCGTCGGCTCGACTACTTCCAGAAGAGCCTGCAGCATGATCCCTCGCTCGACGACGCACGGGACTATCTGCGCCGCAACCACGGCGACGTCATCCCTGAAGGACTGCTGGTCGACCAGATCGGGAATGACGCTGCAGTCAACGAATGA
- a CDS encoding IS3 family transposase (programmed frameshift), whose product MSSSRRKFTDEFKADAVQLVVQGKRAVAQVARELGINESSLGYWVKAYRQQHPDPQTAPMPVDAARIARLEAENRRLIEENAFLKKGRGLLRPGTAVSVKFTLIHAEKANHTVEFMASMLGVTRAGYYAWARRQGTASPAATRRAALSELIMQIHHDSAQTSGFRRVVAELGRRGIHASEGLVRKLMREAGLFGVQPRTRKRTTIPAADAAERPDLLCRDFTADHPGTRLVGDITYLRTGQGWLYLATVIDLFNREVVGWSMADHMRTELVADALRMAHAHGRVEHGAIFHSDRGSVYTSQAYADIADSLGVRLSVGRTGVCWDNAVAESFFSMLKNEMYHRYHFTTRAQARFHVMQYIEVFYNRRRLHSSLGYRTPAEVRAQHDPQTAIAA is encoded by the exons ATGTCGTCGAGTCGTAGGAAGTTCACGGATGAGTTCAAGGCCGACGCGGTCCAGCTCGTCGTGCAGGGCAAGCGTGCGGTGGCGCAGGTCGCCAGGGAGTTGGGTATCAACGAGTCCTCGCTGGGGTACTGGGTCAAGGCATACCGGCAGCAGCATCCTGATCCGCAGACCGCGCCGATGCCGGTCGATGCAGCACGGATCGCTCGTCTGGAGGCTGAGAATCGCCGGTTGATCGAGGAGAACGCGTTCTTGAAAAAAG GCCGCGGCCTTCTTCGCCCGGGAACAGCGGTGAGCGTGAAGTTCACGCTGATCCACGCGGAGAAGGCCAACCACACGGTCGAGTTCATGGCCTCGATGCTCGGCGTTACTCGCGCCGGCTACTACGCGTGGGCGCGGCGGCAGGGCACGGCCTCGCCGGCGGCGACGCGACGAGCGGCCCTGTCAGAACTGATCATGCAGATCCATCACGACTCGGCCCAGACCAGCGGGTTCCGGCGAGTAGTGGCCGAACTGGGCCGCCGCGGCATCCACGCGTCGGAAGGCCTGGTCCGGAAACTCATGCGTGAGGCGGGACTATTCGGCGTTCAGCCGCGTACGAGGAAGCGAACCACGATCCCCGCCGCTGACGCCGCCGAACGCCCCGATCTGCTCTGCCGCGACTTCACCGCCGATCACCCCGGGACCCGGTTGGTGGGCGATATCACCTACCTGCGTACCGGGCAGGGATGGCTGTACCTGGCCACCGTCATCGACTTGTTCAACCGTGAGGTCGTGGGTTGGTCGATGGCCGATCACATGCGCACCGAACTCGTCGCCGACGCCCTTCGCATGGCCCACGCGCACGGGCGTGTCGAGCACGGGGCGATCTTCCACAGCGACCGCGGCAGCGTCTACACCTCGCAGGCTTACGCCGACATCGCCGACAGTCTCGGAGTGCGCCTATCGGTCGGACGCACCGGGGTTTGCTGGGACAACGCCGTGGCCGAATCGTTCTTCAGCATGCTGAAGAACGAGATGTACCACCGGTACCACTTCACGACCCGAGCGCAGGCACGGTTCCACGTCATGCAGTACATCGAAGTGTTCTACAACCGTCGCAGATTGCACTCGAGCCTCGGATACCGCACCCCGGCCGAAGTCCGAGCCCAGCACGACCCTCAGACCGCGATCGCGGCCTGA